The Chitinophaga sp. H8 region GATGAGTGGTTGCAAACCGGTAAAAAAGTAAGGGTAGATGAAGAGGAAGAGATGGCGCTTACCGCAAATGATTTTGTACCGGCCAGCAAGCTGATCGCAGAAATTTTGCAGCGGCATTGTATTGTATTTGGAAATAATAACTGGTGGCAGGATCAGCAGCTTGCTCCTGTAGTTATTGATTTTGAAACGAAAGAACAACCCGTTTTTAACAGGCAGTTTGATCTGCTGATTAAAGACCTGGACCAACATAACAAACAAAAATACGGGCTGTTTATCTTTGCTGATAATCCCCGGCAGCTGGAAAGGTTGCGCAGTATTTTTGAAGACCTGAAAGCGGAGTTTGTTTTTTATCCTATTCCGGTACCTATCAGCGCAGGGTTTATAGATCATACCTTAAAGATTGCGTGTTATACAGATCATCAGATCTTTCAGCGTTACCATAAGTATAAAGTAAAACAGGCCTACAACAAGAACAAGGCGATTACCATGAAAACGCTGCGGGAATTACAACCCGGCGATTTCGTAACGCATATTGATCATGGGGTGGGTGTATATAGCGGACTTCAGAAAATTGAGGCCAACGGAAAAATGCAGGAGGCGATCCGCATTATTTACAAAAACAACGATCTGTTGTATGTAAATATCAACTCCCTGCATAAGATCAGTAAGTATACAGGTAAGGAAGGGGTAGAACCACGGGTAAACAAGCTGGGTAGTGATGCATGGGATAAGCTGAAAGAGAAGGCTAAAACCCAGGTTAAAGATATTGCGAAGGATTTGATCCGCTTGTATGCGGTACGTAAAGCGCAGGAAGGTTTTGCGCATACGCCGGATACTTATCTGCAAACCGAACTGGAAGCTTCTTTTATCTATGATGATACACCGGATCAGAGTAAAGCCACGGCAGATGTAAAAAGAGATATGGAGTCGCCGGCGCCAATGGACCGGCTGGTGTGCGGGGATGTGGGCTTTGGTAAAACGGAGGTAGCCGTTCGTGCTGCCTTTAAAACACTGGTAGATGGTAAGCAGGCTGCGATATTAGTGCCTACCACTATCCTGGCTTTTCAGCATTACAAAACGTTTTCTGAAAGGCTGAAGGATTTCCCCTGCACCATTGATTACCTGAACCGTTTTAAATCTTCCAAACAAAAGAAAGAAACCCTTCAGCGACTGGCAGAAGGTAAAATAGATATTATTATCGGCACCCATGCCTTGCTGAGTAAGGATGTGAAGTTTAAAGACCTGGGGGTGCTGGTAGTAGATGAAGAACAAAAATTTGGTGTATCTGCAAAAGAAAAGCTGAAGCAACTTAAGTACAATGTGGATACGTTGACATTAACGGCTACGCCTATACCCCGTACATTGCAGTTCTCATTGATGGGCGCCCGTGATCTTTCCATTATCAATACGCCTCCGCCTAACCGGCAGTCCATTGAAACAGAGGTACTGGTGTTTGACCAGGACCAGATCAGGGACGCTATTTATTTTGAAACAGAGCGGGGTGGGCAGGTATATTTTATTCATAACAGGATTAAGGGGTTAGGTGAAATAGCGGGGCTTATACAGGGGCTTTGTCCTGATTTGTCTATTGCTACTGCGCACGGGCAACTCGAAGGGCATCAGCTGGAAGAAGTAGTCCTGGATTTTATAGACCGCAAGTATGATGTGCTGGTGTGTACCAACATTGTAGAAAGCGGGGTGGACATACCGAATGCAAATACAATTATCATCAATAATGCGCATCACTTTGGATTAAGTGATCTGCACCAGCTGCGTGGCCGTGTAGGGCGTAGTAATAAAAAAGCATTCTGTTATTTGCTGGCACCTCCTATGAGCACCTTACCTGCTGACAGCCGTAAACGTTTGCAAACACTGGAGCAGCATAGTGAACTGGGTAGTGGTTTTCAGATAGCGATGCGCGATCTGGATATACGTGGTGCAGGTAATCTGCTGGGTGGTGAGCAAAGCGGGTTTATGGCAGAGATAGGCTTTGATATGTACCAGAAAATCCTGGACGAAGCTATCCGGGAGCTGAAGCAAAATGAATTCCGGGAGCTGTTCCGCGAACAGATGGAAGAGAAGAAAGACTACATTAATGATTGTACGATAGATACAGATCTGGAAATACTCATTCCGGACACGTATGTAGAAAGTATACAGGAGCGATTGAACCTTTATCAGGAACTGGATAACATTGCTACAGAAGACAAGTTGCAGGTCTTTGAGATGGAGCTGCAGGACCGATTTGGGCCTGTTCCTGCTCCTGTAAAAGATTTGTTTGCGGCTATCCGTTGCCGGTGGATGGCAATCCAGCTGGGCTTTGAAAAGATGATGCTGAAAGAAGAGAAACTACGTTGTTATTTCATCAGCAATCCGGATTCTCCTTACTTTGAATCTCCTGGCTTCCATCATATTTTACACTACATTCAAACACGCACCAATAATGCCCGCTTAAAGCAGGTAGGAAAGAATTTTATGCTGGTTGTGGAACGTATCCGTTCTATGACTGAAATGTATACTTTCCTACATGGCATGATGCAAAAAGCACCGGCGGAAAAAACGGAATAACCAGCTTATCGTATCAGGGTTAATGTCCCTTTTTGTACATGCTGCCTGCCGGTGTAATCTTTTCCACTGATCACCCAGATGTAAGTGTCTATGGGCTGCGGTATGCCTTGATATGTACCGTCCCAGCTCCGGGTAAGAGAAGTGGTATAAAAAAGTTCCTGCCCCCACCGATTCCATACCCGGAAATAGTCTAGCTTGGGAATGCCTGCTGCAATAGCACGGAAAAAATCATTCGTACCATCTCCATTAGGAGAAAAGGCGGTAGGCACATAAAACGCAGGGCCTTTATATACACGTACCAATAAGGAATCTTTTTGTATACATCCTTCCGGCGACATTACCGTAAGGCGGAATTGCTGGTCCTTCTGCAGTATGGCTACCGGATTGGCAATGTGGCTATCGGAAAGTCCTGTAGCAGGTTCCCACTGGAACTGTGTGGCACCATTGGAAACGGACTGTAATTGTAAGGGTTGCAGTACTGCCACCAGCGTATCTGGTCCTGCGTCCAGTTTCAGGTCAATAATACTGATATCCGCATAAGCGCTGTCTGATGCACAGCCATCTTCACTTATTGCGTATAGTCTTGTATGATAGGTACCACCATTGGGATAAGTATGGGTAGGATTTTGTATGCCGGAGGTAGTGGTATCATCCAGTCGCCATAGCCAATCGCGGATGCTGACCTGTGGCGTCAGGTTATTGGCGGTGAAATTTACGGGTAATCCCAGGCAAACATTATTTCCCTGAGCGCTTACTTCCGGTATGGGGTAGGCCGGCAGTATTTTGCTGGCGCTGTTACTGCAGCCACCAGGCGTAGTAACAGTAAGGTTTACGGTATAGTTATCAGGACGGTCATAAACCGTTTGAGGATGTTGTGTGGTGGCAGTAGCACCATTACCCAGTTCCCATTGCCATTTTTGCACTGTGCCGGTGGTTACAGCAGAGGCATCTCTGAGCTGGATGGTTCTGCCCACACATAACAGGTCGGCCGTAAAATCGGCTATGGGGTAAGTATCCACTGCCACCCGTTGTTGCAGGGTATCAGAAATACAACCACTATTATCTTCGATCACCAGTTTAACATCATATTGCCCAGGTGGGAACAGATGAGGCGGAGGCTGTGCTTGTGTATAGGTAGTACCATCATCAAAATCCCAGAACCAGTGGGTTATGGTACCGAAAGATTGGGAGTCATCACCAAACACTACGGGTGTGCCTTCGCAAAACAGCTGTTGATGATCAAAACGGAGTTGCGGACGGAGGGCCGCACAAAACTGTTGTTCGTTGATTTCCCCACCGGTAGAACCAGCAAAGCCCCAATAAACCATGGGATCCGCCCCAAATACGTCGTTCACCAGGTCTTTGGTGGCAGAGAGCCGTAACTGGCCATCCACACTTACTTCCAGCAACTGCCGGGCTGCATCCCATTTAATGCGGAAAATATGCCATTTACAATCTTTTATGTTACTCGTGTTGGGCAACACTTCTATGGTACCAGTCAGGTTTTCGGGACTGCTGTGATCTGTAATGCCATTTACCTGGATGGCCAGGTGATCATAAGCAGGATCGTTCTCATCCAGGTTCTGATAGGTATCTATGATCACGCCCAATGAAGGAGCAATGCCTTTGAAGCCGATGCCTTGCCCGGAAGCGCCCAGATTGGTGCCTTTTGTTTGCAGGATAAACCCGATCCCGTCTGCGCCGGTAGTTCTGCACCCCAGGTTTACGTCAAATACATAGTCGAATGACTGGAGGAGGTTGATCTTGTTTTTATTCCATACCGTACCGCTTTTAAAGCCCGCATCCGGTGTCAGTATATAACAATTGCAGGTGCGCTGAACAGCATCTCCGTTTAAGATATAGGGTGTTTGCCCATATGCCATTACATGGAGGGATAATACTAACAACAGAAGGCATAAGGCTTTGTGCATATTTTTGAATGACTAGAAAAATAGTGTTTTTTTCTTGTGTAACATATGCTTTGTTTAAACGTTTCATACCCAGCATTACACATATATTCATTTTTATAAAGTAAGGGGTTGGGAATATTTTTTTGGGGTATTTTATGGAAAATGGAAACAGGGGTGCATCATGCTAGTGAAAATTTGTAACAGGCATCTGCAGTATTAATAAAGCAGATGTGATCGATAAAAACAAACATTAATAATTAAATACAAAACGTTTAAGATGAAAAAGGTAATGTTATTAGCAGCGGGTTTATTTTTAGCCATGACCACCTGGGCACAGCAGACAGACAACAAGCCTCCGGTAAAGAAGATTGAAGTAAACGGCTCCGCAGAAATTGAGATTACACCGGATGAGATTTTCCTGAATATTTCACTGCGAGAGTATAATAAGAACAAAAGCACCAAAGTAGATATCAGCACACTGGAAAAACAATTGCAAAAGGCAGTAGCAGATGCAGGACTTCCCAAGGAAAGCCTGACCATTGAAAATGTGTATGGCAGTAACTATGATTGGTTCTGGCGTAAAAAGAAAAACGATCAGGATTTTATTGCCCGTAAGCAATACCGTCTTAAGCTGAGCAAGCTGGATAAGGTTAACAGCATCTTATTTGCAGTGGACGCAGAAGGTATCGAAAATGTAAATATTGCTTCCTTTAACCATACTAAAATGGATCAGTTCCGTAAAGAAGCAAAGATCAAGGCTTTACAGGCTGCTAAAGAGAAAGCAGGGTATATGCTGGATGGTATTGGCGAAAAGATAAATGGCGTGCTGGAAGTGCAGGAAATCCCTACTGATAATTACAGTGATGCACGCCCGATGGCAAATGTAATGACCGGAAAAATGACAGGTAGTGTGAGCCGGGATTATGTAGCAGAATCTATCCCTGACATTGACTTCAAGACCATAAAAGTACGTGCAGAAGTAAGAGCCGTATTTGCGATTAAATAATGATTGGTGAACGGGTATTAAAACAGAGGTTGTCTCATTTGAGTTGAGACAACCTCTGTTTTTTCTGATAGCTAAATAAGCGGTTAGAAGTTATTCTATGAAGTGAATGTTTTCTGTCTTCAAGTTGTGGGACAAAATGTATTTTATTTTATTTTTATTTCTGTAATAGTAGTCGGTTCCTCCGGTAGAATTTATCACAGTGCTATCGGGGCCGAGTGCCAGCGTATGCTCCAGTTTTTTTTCAATTAATTTATATTTTTTCATGCTACGCAATTTTTTAAGATTGGCATCAATATTTAAATCAGTCTGATAATCAGTTTGTAATTGAAGAAGACGTTTACCAATTCTTTTTTGATTGCTACACCCTAAAATAAATAATGGGAATATTATAGTTAGTACTTTTTTCAAATTTACAGTTTTTGTATAGTTGCAGTTGCTTTAAGAAATTCAGGAGCATAATTCGGATCATATATCCATTCCACTGCACCTGCATTTTTAATATCCGCCTTGGATAAGTAATTTCTATAAAAGACAAAGGTATCAAAAAGGTTATTGTCTCTATTAAAGTTCCATTAATTGATAGTATTATAGGATTGTTTATTAGGGTTGGGTTTGGTAGCTCGGTTCGTCTCTTCTATACTGGTAGGTTTTTCGGGGGAGTGGATGATCATCATTAGTCCTGGCCGAATTGGAAGTTGTAGTTCCGCTAATGGGTGTTGAAATCCTGGCAGTTCCTGAAATTTCAATTTTATCTCTATCGTTCAGCTTACTTAATAAGTCATTCATTTGTTTTTTAGAGATAGGTGTTTGGTTTGTTTCTTTTTCAGATGTGCCTGAATGCTGTGTTTTCAGAGCCACATTTTTTCGTTTCATTACAAATCATCCTTTACATTAATGTCAGTTATTTGAGGTCGCTTAGAAAGTAGAATGACAAAAGATAAAAGCCCTGCCTGAAAAGGCGGGGCTGTTTTGATAGTTCGTAAAACGATGATTAATGAATATAGACTTTAAAAGTCCCGTCCGTTAATGGCTTTTCAGTTTCGCCACTTGTTAATGTACCCGTAAAGGTTCCTTCCGCGTACTTACTATTAATGCTTGTAATGTTTACAGTTAATGTGCTGGTAATGTAACCCACTCCTTCCTGTTTGATATTCATCAACGTCAGGCTGGCCCTGGTATTAGTGCCGGGCTTTATCACATCCGGAAAAAAAACAATCAGCTCCTGATGGTTTACAAAGTTGTTGGAAACACCATCTACGATCAATGCTTTTTTACCTGCCGTATCAATGATTTCAGTAAAAATCTGGTTGGCGTTATAGGCCATACCATCTACTTTAAAAGAGAAGGCATCCTGTGGTACGGTTTCTTTTTTCTCACAGCTGGTCAATCCTGCTATGCCTGCAAAAAATGCAGGCATTAACCATCTAAATTTCATAGGCATAGGTGTGGTATAGGGATAAATATGGTTGCAATATATAGTGAATATTACTAATTAAATATTTTATTTATGGGTTATTTTACAGAGGTAGCTGGTGTGTTTTGTAAGTAATTGATAGCGAGTAATATTTTTATGATTGATTTAATTGCACCAATATGATTTCATTGCCATAGAGGTCGAGGAAATGCAGGAATTGGTATTCGGGAGTAGTTTGGGGCGCTTTTGTAATACGTACCTGGTGTGAAATTAATTGCTGATGAAGTTCCTCAAATGAATCGGTATAGAGTACAAAAGTAGGATGACCACCAGTTTGTTTGCCCACCAGTTGCAGATCAGCAGGCGTTTGTGCCTGCAGGAACCATATGCCGGTAGCATCACCTGTTTGAGGCGCGATGTGAAGAAAGCGCTGACCGTTGGGGGTAGTTGTTTCAAATATTTTTTTGAAGCCCAGGGCTGTTTCATAGAATGAAAATGCTTCGTCATAATCCTTCACCAGCAGTACCATTCTTCCTAATGTGTTTTGCATAATCGGGGATTTTGAAGGGTTGTTCAGGGGGCAGGTATCTTTGCTAACTGTAACACCGTTACCTTTACAGCCAAAATAGTATAATTAACAATATTTTTGCGGGTTAAATTACTATTATTACAAATCTTATTACACGAATAAAAGATACGTTTTTTTGATGTCAACAGAAGTGATCAAACAATTGCAGGAAGCCGTACAGTTTTCACCGGAGAATGTTCCTTTACGTATGCACCTGGCGCAGGTGTTGCTACAGGATTTTGAATATGTGCAGGCAGAAGAGCAATACAGGAAAGTGCTGGAGCTATCGCCGGAGAACACAGCTGCAGAGCTGGGGCTGGCCCGTACCTTTTATCATCAGCAGAAATATTCAGCAGCCATTGTGGTATTAGAGCAGCTGGAGCAGCATGAAGGGGATCACTTTGATGCCTTGCTGCTGCATTGCCGCATATTGGTAAAGGAAAATTCATTGGAAGCTGCGCGGGATATCTATGAGCAGCTGCTCCACTTGAGTCCGGGATTCAGGGATGAAACCCTGGATGGCCATTTCCGTGTTACACAGCAGCATTATGTATCCTCTCTGGATGAAGATGATGAAGATGAGGAGGATGAAACAGGCAAGGTGTTTTTGCTGGAAAAGCCGGACATCAATTTCTCTGATGTAGGTGGTATGGAGCGGGAAAAGCAGGAAATAGACCTGAAGATCATCAAGCCTTTGCAATTTCCTGAGTTGTATAAAGCTTATGGTAAGAAAGCAGGTGGGGGTATTTTGTTGTATGGTCCTCCGGGTTGTGGTAAAACCTATCTGGCCAAAGCAACTGCCGGGCAGATACAGGCAGAGTTTATCAATGTAGGCATACATGATGTGTTGGATATGTGGATCGGCAACAGTGAGAAGAACCTGCACAGTTTGTTTGAGCTGGCGCGGCAATGCAAACCTTGTGTATTGTTCTTTGATGAAGTGGATGCATTGGGGGCCAACCGCAATACCATGCGCAGCAGTGGTGCCAGTCACCTGATCAACCAGTTTTTATCTGAAATGGATGGTATTGCCGCCGACAATGAAAATCTGCTGATCATAGGAGCCACCAATGCGCCCTGGCATCTGGACCCTGCTTTCCGCAGGCCAGGACGTTTTGACCGGATTATTTTTGTAGAACCACCTAATACACAGGGCCGGGAAGACATCCTGCAGTTGCAGCTGAAGGACAAGCCTGTAGCTAATGTAGATTATGCTGCGCTGGCCAAAGCTACTACCGGTTATTCCGGTGCTGATCTGAAAGCTATTATTGATATAGCGGTGGAAGAAAAGTTGCTGGAAGCCTTGCAGAAAGGGGTACAACTACCCATTACGCAAAAGGAGCTGTTAAAGGCAGCAAAAACGCACAAAGCTACCACCCGTGAATGGTTTAATACAGCCCGTAACTATGCGCTGTATGCCAATGAAGCCGGGCTGTATGATGATGTGCTGAAATACCTGGATATTAAGAAATAACGTTTATGCCTGTATTAATTCAGCGTGCTCAGTTGTTACTGCAGCAGGGCCGCCTTCAGGATGCTGTTACCATGTTACAGCAGCACCTGCAACACCAGGCTAATGATATAGATGGACTCTTTCTCTTAGCTATTTGTTACCTGGAACTCAAGCAGCCGGATAGCGCTGCTACAGTAATTAAAAATGCACTCAGCATGGTGCCGGACGATGACCGGTTCCTGTATCTGCATGCCAGGGTATTACTGGAGACGGATCAGTACAATGCAGCCATTGATGCCATCCGGGAGGCGGTGGCTATTCATCCTTATGTGGCAGATTACTTTGGGATGTGGAGCCAGATATTGTTAGTGAAGAAAGATTACCGGGGCGCTCTTGAAAAAGCAGAAGAAGGCTTGGCGCTGGATCCTGAAAATCAGGTATGTCTTAATCTCCGCTCTCACGCAATGTTCAGTCTGGGGAACAAAGCCGCCGCTTTTGCGGATTTGCATGAAGCGCTGGAGCATAATCCTGAAAATGCCTATACCCATGCCAATCTGGGCTGGAAGTGGCTGGAAGCGGGCGATCACCGGAAGTCGCTGGAACATTTCCGGGAGTCCCTT contains the following coding sequences:
- the mfd gene encoding transcription-repair coupling factor, whose translation is MNLQGVLQLYQRDTRLQSLVKGIQQSAPQHFQLTALSGSSINFVAVGAWAHADANHLFILNDKEEAAYFHNDLEQLSQALDVFYFPDSYKKTGQFQEFNSSHSMLRTEALMRFSSDGNAVRKKILVTYPEALWEKVAGAAAFNTNMVQLKVGDVLKVDPLLEKLVGWGFHATDFVYEPGQYAVRGGILDIYSFGNEKPYRIELFGEDIDSIRLFDPETQLSERKLSQITLIANMDAHTAGHVKTSLLEFLPENTVVWIKDPAFVAGVVEQLETRLDEWLQTGKKVRVDEEEEMALTANDFVPASKLIAEILQRHCIVFGNNNWWQDQQLAPVVIDFETKEQPVFNRQFDLLIKDLDQHNKQKYGLFIFADNPRQLERLRSIFEDLKAEFVFYPIPVPISAGFIDHTLKIACYTDHQIFQRYHKYKVKQAYNKNKAITMKTLRELQPGDFVTHIDHGVGVYSGLQKIEANGKMQEAIRIIYKNNDLLYVNINSLHKISKYTGKEGVEPRVNKLGSDAWDKLKEKAKTQVKDIAKDLIRLYAVRKAQEGFAHTPDTYLQTELEASFIYDDTPDQSKATADVKRDMESPAPMDRLVCGDVGFGKTEVAVRAAFKTLVDGKQAAILVPTTILAFQHYKTFSERLKDFPCTIDYLNRFKSSKQKKETLQRLAEGKIDIIIGTHALLSKDVKFKDLGVLVVDEEQKFGVSAKEKLKQLKYNVDTLTLTATPIPRTLQFSLMGARDLSIINTPPPNRQSIETEVLVFDQDQIRDAIYFETERGGQVYFIHNRIKGLGEIAGLIQGLCPDLSIATAHGQLEGHQLEEVVLDFIDRKYDVLVCTNIVESGVDIPNANTIIINNAHHFGLSDLHQLRGRVGRSNKKAFCYLLAPPMSTLPADSRKRLQTLEQHSELGSGFQIAMRDLDIRGAGNLLGGEQSGFMAEIGFDMYQKILDEAIRELKQNEFRELFREQMEEKKDYINDCTIDTDLEILIPDTYVESIQERLNLYQELDNIATEDKLQVFEMELQDRFGPVPAPVKDLFAAIRCRWMAIQLGFEKMMLKEEKLRCYFISNPDSPYFESPGFHHILHYIQTRTNNARLKQVGKNFMLVVERIRSMTEMYTFLHGMMQKAPAEKTE
- a CDS encoding lectin-like domain-containing protein, which codes for MHKALCLLLLVLSLHVMAYGQTPYILNGDAVQRTCNCYILTPDAGFKSGTVWNKNKINLLQSFDYVFDVNLGCRTTGADGIGFILQTKGTNLGASGQGIGFKGIAPSLGVIIDTYQNLDENDPAYDHLAIQVNGITDHSSPENLTGTIEVLPNTSNIKDCKWHIFRIKWDAARQLLEVSVDGQLRLSATKDLVNDVFGADPMVYWGFAGSTGGEINEQQFCAALRPQLRFDHQQLFCEGTPVVFGDDSQSFGTITHWFWDFDDGTTYTQAQPPPHLFPPGQYDVKLVIEDNSGCISDTLQQRVAVDTYPIADFTADLLCVGRTIQLRDASAVTTGTVQKWQWELGNGATATTQHPQTVYDRPDNYTVNLTVTTPGGCSNSASKILPAYPIPEVSAQGNNVCLGLPVNFTANNLTPQVSIRDWLWRLDDTTTSGIQNPTHTYPNGGTYHTRLYAISEDGCASDSAYADISIIDLKLDAGPDTLVAVLQPLQLQSVSNGATQFQWEPATGLSDSHIANPVAILQKDQQFRLTVMSPEGCIQKDSLLVRVYKGPAFYVPTAFSPNGDGTNDFFRAIAAGIPKLDYFRVWNRWGQELFYTTSLTRSWDGTYQGIPQPIDTYIWVISGKDYTGRQHVQKGTLTLIR
- a CDS encoding SIMPL domain-containing protein encodes the protein MKKVMLLAAGLFLAMTTWAQQTDNKPPVKKIEVNGSAEIEITPDEIFLNISLREYNKNKSTKVDISTLEKQLQKAVADAGLPKESLTIENVYGSNYDWFWRKKKNDQDFIARKQYRLKLSKLDKVNSILFAVDAEGIENVNIASFNHTKMDQFRKEAKIKALQAAKEKAGYMLDGIGEKINGVLEVQEIPTDNYSDARPMANVMTGKMTGSVSRDYVAESIPDIDFKTIKVRAEVRAVFAIK
- a CDS encoding VOC family protein — its product is MQNTLGRMVLLVKDYDEAFSFYETALGFKKIFETTTPNGQRFLHIAPQTGDATGIWFLQAQTPADLQLVGKQTGGHPTFVLYTDSFEELHQQLISHQVRITKAPQTTPEYQFLHFLDLYGNEIILVQLNQS
- a CDS encoding AAA family ATPase; its protein translation is MSTEVIKQLQEAVQFSPENVPLRMHLAQVLLQDFEYVQAEEQYRKVLELSPENTAAELGLARTFYHQQKYSAAIVVLEQLEQHEGDHFDALLLHCRILVKENSLEAARDIYEQLLHLSPGFRDETLDGHFRVTQQHYVSSLDEDDEDEEDETGKVFLLEKPDINFSDVGGMEREKQEIDLKIIKPLQFPELYKAYGKKAGGGILLYGPPGCGKTYLAKATAGQIQAEFINVGIHDVLDMWIGNSEKNLHSLFELARQCKPCVLFFDEVDALGANRNTMRSSGASHLINQFLSEMDGIAADNENLLIIGATNAPWHLDPAFRRPGRFDRIIFVEPPNTQGREDILQLQLKDKPVANVDYAALAKATTGYSGADLKAIIDIAVEEKLLEALQKGVQLPITQKELLKAAKTHKATTREWFNTARNYALYANEAGLYDDVLKYLDIKK